A single Glycine soja cultivar W05 chromosome 14, ASM419377v2, whole genome shotgun sequence DNA region contains:
- the LOC114383993 gene encoding protein GAMETE EXPRESSED 3-like, whose product TLAGDVASPNLLLISLTQTPTQQNTNSLLSIRRFSPSFNGTFHSGHRNGTIAWIMHLDYKCNLGTAPVHGGHGKIYLVADNRILVISYGNIGTSEPEAEVFFGPGPGHVAEAEIIGLSVSTLGSTIYINVKNRGLFAYQSRGHLLWSVEPVLYQFGYRQGCRKNLTNCYFASVPLLDHCEGSIYISNTEGELYCLSVRSRYFRWIQDFSSLDKNFTITLGNNGHLYVTVPAKALVLALDVFSGNVLWQRSIGPLSKVDSAPVVDSNGWISIGSLDGFLYSFSPTGVLKKFSRMNAENSIIQVGPFLDCSGFAIYSSQIEMEGKISHTIGEYTVVSAIQPKAALFTMLVPATGSIYWSESYPGHVSTLFSKSDLSQFVMNEEILLAFLAASTEIGTPLQCRTIGQKLASSCSQERTKLVSVYTGNERAIVLFLLFESALLLILIGLVRFCCTFWAKEKLKDQGLGSFLDNRSSLPLNQL is encoded by the exons ACGCTTGCAGGTGACGTGGCATCTCCAAACTTACTTTTGATTTCACTTACCCAAACCCCCACACAGCAGAACACAAATTCCTTACTCTCGATTCGACGCTTCTCTCCTTCCTTCAACGGCACTTTCCACTCTGGCCACCG CAATGGTACCATTGCATGGATCATGCATTTAGACTACAAATGCAACCTTGGTACTGCCCCAGTTCATGGAGGTCATGGCAAG ATATACTTGGTAGCTGATAACAGAATATTGGTGATTAGTTATGGAAACATTGGAACTTCTGAGCCTGAAGCAGAAGTTTTCTTCGGTCCGGGACCAGGTCATGTGGCAGAGGCTGAAATTATTGGGCTCTCAGTGAGCACATTAGGCTCAACTATTTATATCAATGTCAAGAACAGAGGACTCTTTGCATATCAGTCACGTGGACATTTGCTTTGGAGTGTGGAACCTGTGCTTTACCAATTCGGCTACCGTCAAGGATGCAGGAAAAATCTTACAAATTGTTACTTTGCTTCAGTTCCTTTGCTTGATCATTGTGAGGGTAGTATATAT ATCTCAAACACAGAGGGTGAACTCTATTGTTTGTCAGTTCGTAGCCGTTACTTTAGATGGATTCAAGATTTTAGTTCATTAGACAAAAATTTCACCATCACTCTAGGAAACAATGGTCATCTGTATGTAACAGTTCCAGCCAAGGCTCTTGTTCTGGCTCTAGATGTCTTTTCAGGTAATGTGTTGTGGCAGAGAAGTATTGGGCCATTAAGCAAAGTTGACTCTGCACCTGTAGTGGACTCTAATG GATGGATATCTATTGGTTCGTTGGATGGGTTCTTATACTCGTTTTCTCCAACTGGGGTTCTTAAGAAATTCTCAAGAatgaatgcagaaaactctaTAATTCAAGTTGGTCCTTTTCTTGATTGCTCTGGATTTGCAATCTACAGTTCACAAATAGAGATGGAAGGAAAAATTAGCCACACAATTGGTGAATACACTGTAGTTTCAGCAATTCAACCAAAAGCTGCATTGTTCACTATGTTGGTTCCTGCAACTGGATCAATATATTGGTCTGAAAGCTATCCTG GTCATGTTTCTACTTTATTTTCTAAGAGTGATCTAAGTCAATTTGTCATGAATGAGGAGATTCTTCTTGCTTTCCTTGCTGCTTCAA CAGAGATTGGCACTCCGCTGCAATGTCGTACTATAG GTCAGAAGCTTGCATCAAGCTGCTCTCAGGAAAGAACCAAGCTTGTCAGTGTCTACACAG GTAACGAAAGGGCAATAGTCTTGTTTCTGCTCTTTGAGTCTGCTCTCTTGTTGATACTAATTGGACTTGTAAGATTCTGCTGTACATTCTGGGCAAAAGAGAAGCTTAAAGATCAAGGCCTTGGAAGCTTCCTTGACAATAGA AGCTCTCTTCCGCTCAACCAACTATAG